The genomic region ATCAAGCGGGCTCAGCAACTGGGCTTCACCCTCGATGACGTCGAGGAGCTGCTGCATTTGGACCGGGGCGGCCCGCACGGCTGCGAGGCGGCCCGGGAGCTGACCCAAGCCCGCCTGACGGATCTCCAAGCCCGGATCGCCGACCTAGGTGGGCGGTGTCGAACGGACCCGGTGGGGGCGACCTGTGTCGGGGGCGCCGTCCGATTGGCCGATGAGCGCGTCGGGTACGGGCGGAGACCTGGTCCGCGCTGAGGCTGCTCGGCTGGCCGTCCTCGGTTTCTGGGCGCTCTGGGTGGCGGAGCCGGCCAGGCAGGCCCCGGCCGGCTCAGGCGGTGGCCACTGTCCAGGTTCGGTCGGTGGTGGCGGTGAGTCCGAGTTTGGCGAGGCGGGCCAGGTTGACCGCGGCGGCGAGCAGGGAGAAGTCGGCGGAGATCTTGGTCAGCCCGCGCATCCGGGCTCGGCGCCCGCCGTGTTTGCGGCGCATCAGGTGACCGATCTTGCGTTCGACCTTCGGGCGGGTGGCGGTGTAGTCACGCTGCCACGCCGGGTCGCGTTGGCGGGCCCGAGCGCGGACCAACTCGGCCTGATAGGCGCTGACAGTGACGGTGCGACCGACCTTCGAGGTGGTGCACTGGGCGCGCAGCGGGCAATGGCGGCAGGCCGCGCCGAAGCGCGCGGTGCCCGCGCTGTCGCCGTCGCGGCGGCGGATCGGGGTGGTGACCCCGCCCGGGCAGGCGACGGTGTCGCGGTCGAGGTCGATGTCGAAGCGGGCCTTGGTGAACAGCCCACCCGGGCGCGGCGCGGGAACCTGGGTCTTGCACCCCGAGGCGATGCCGTGGCTTTCCAGGGTGGCCTGGAACTCGCCACTGCCATACGCGCAGTCCCCGAAGACCGTGCTCGACTCCGCGCCTGGCGCCGGCTCGCTGTCCGCCGCCTCGCTCGGCCGGTCGGTGTCCGGCTGGTCGGTGTCCGGCTGAGCCGACTCCTCACTGTCCGCCCGCTCGCTCGGCTGAGCGGTATCTGGCTGGGCGGGCCGCGTGGGGTGGGTCACGGGGATCAGGTCGGTGATCAGGTCGGCGGCCGTGGCGCCGTCACCGGTGTTGCCCGGGGTGACCGTGGTTGCGGTGATGATCTCGGTGTCCGGGTCGATACCGACGTGGCCCTTGTAGCCGTCGAACCCGCGCGCGGCGGTCTTGTGCCCGTGCCGGGCTTGCGGGTCCACCGTGGAGATGACCCGGTCTTTCGCGACCCGCCGGGCGATCCGGAACACCCCGGCCTCATCGCGGTCGAGGTCCTGGCCGGTCACGGTGGCCAGCAGCGCCCCAGCCTGGGTCACCGCGTCGGACAGCTCACGGCCGTCAAGGACCGCCAGCAGCGCCATCGCGTCGGTGGCCAGCGCGTCGACCAGCGCGTCCCGCGCGGCCGGGTCGTCATAGTCACACACCGGTTTACCCGCGGCGGCGTAGTCGTCATCCCGGGCCAACACCGCCCGCAACTCGGCCTCCAACTCCGCGTCGGCGACAGCGAGCAGCCCGCGGATCGCCGAGCGGATCAGCGTCACGGTGTCCATCGTGGCCACCGCGTCATACAACGGCGTCGAGTCCAACACCCGCCGACGCCCCACCAACCCCGCCGCGCTGGCCACCGCCAGCACCGCGTCGAAGATTCGGTTCGGGCTATCCGAGCGGGCCAGCCGGGCCCGCATGTCCACCAACACCGTGTGCACGAAACCCGGATAGTCGAAATCCAACCCACCCGCGGCGTACTTCCACCGCGCGTCGAAAGCGAACCGGTCCACCGCCTCCCGATCGCTGCAGCCCTCGATGCGCTGCAACACCATCACCACCGCCACGATCAGCGGCGGCACCGAACGACGACCCACATCGGTGAACAAGTCCGCGAACGCCTCATCCGGGAACAACCGGTGACACTCCCGATGCAACAGCCCATAGATCGAACCCGGCGCGATCCGCCCGTCACAGAAGCTGACCGTGGACCGAAACAAATCCCCCTGCCGCGGCGTCAAACCCAACGTCACGACTCACTCCCAGAACGACGACCCCGCGGCATCCGAACATTCTCCCC from Sporichthyaceae bacterium harbors:
- a CDS encoding IS1182 family transposase, which encodes MTLGLTPRQGDLFRSTVSFCDGRIAPGSIYGLLHRECHRLFPDEAFADLFTDVGRRSVPPLIVAVVMVLQRIEGCSDREAVDRFAFDARWKYAAGGLDFDYPGFVHTVLVDMRARLARSDSPNRIFDAVLAVASAAGLVGRRRVLDSTPLYDAVATMDTVTLIRSAIRGLLAVADAELEAELRAVLARDDDYAAAGKPVCDYDDPAARDALVDALATDAMALLAVLDGRELSDAVTQAGALLATVTGQDLDRDEAGVFRIARRVAKDRVISTVDPQARHGHKTAARGFDGYKGHVGIDPDTEIITATTVTPGNTGDGATAADLITDLIPVTHPTRPAQPDTAQPSERADSEESAQPDTDQPDTDRPSEAADSEPAPGAESSTVFGDCAYGSGEFQATLESHGIASGCKTQVPAPRPGGLFTKARFDIDLDRDTVACPGGVTTPIRRRDGDSAGTARFGAACRHCPLRAQCTTSKVGRTVTVSAYQAELVRARARQRDPAWQRDYTATRPKVERKIGHLMRRKHGGRRARMRGLTKISADFSLLAAAVNLARLAKLGLTATTDRTWTVATA
- a CDS encoding MerR family DNA-binding protein; protein product: IKRAQQLGFTLDDVEELLHLDRGGPHGCEAARELTQARLTDLQARIADLGGRCRTDPVGATCVGGAVRLADERVGYGRRPGPR